A window of the Gemmatirosa kalamazoonensis genome harbors these coding sequences:
- a CDS encoding TonB-dependent receptor, translating to MQRLSHRSLACALVVRAAPLVALITLVAVPASLAAQATATGRVVGVITDENHAPVQGAQVSLTGTRLGALSGLDGRYVIGGVPAGTYEVRVQRIGQRPRSVPNVVVRAGEATAADASLEAAAASLGGVVVSASRRVEKITDAPATISSIGTETLDQSVGNTFAGALKEAKGVDFIQVGMTAIAINARGFNSSFNNRFLMVEDGRISVLPENGLPVGSFTPTPKVDLAGLEVLVGPGSALYGPDASNGVLSLRTKDPRQYKGATLEITGGNRSYADIQGRYANTTSSGALGFKVAGEYQTANDWANYLCYTAGGAVSFAAGQKPTCATGLVREDNLKTPIDWKAKVARGTGAVVWYDGENRLEVNAGMSVTDGVGQTNVGRNQLSGWKYNVAQARYTTPHWYLNAYRAQSQSGKSFALNRYAGAQLTPATASLSPDSLRMLSDWPSDGRMYAGEAQGNYVVAPLRNTAVVFGAQYRDDVVSSDRQWLTDRITGSDISNDQKGVYAQTTTPVMPWLDVVLAGRYDKPSVYHAQWSPKAGVVVKPIADQALRVTFNRAFKSPTILQTNFFIPDWTSIISIYGNTTGFKTVNAAGNTVSTYGAMVPETNKTWEFGYKGVLAQRLYLDATYFRSDYQNFMSPLTIVGNPFAAGGAATWAVPTENPGNHIPVNAQGRIVNQANISPIVLIYYNLGNAKVSGTDIGANFVATPHVELRGTVSTVKIDELTTPSGASPEATSLNSPTTKWTFGGTARDVGPLTFGATWRNVNAYYFRSGSNQGVVPTFGTLDASVSLKLSTLQNTMLNLGVSNLLSCTAQDVTYVPASKLPTGAQPNSIIDQEDRSCGFNRRHVEMINMPEIGPIAFLGVRFQR from the coding sequence ATGCAGAGGCTGTCCCACCGCTCGCTCGCGTGCGCGCTCGTCGTGCGCGCGGCGCCGCTGGTCGCGCTGATCACGCTCGTCGCCGTCCCCGCGTCGCTCGCGGCGCAGGCCACGGCGACGGGCCGCGTGGTCGGCGTGATCACGGACGAGAACCACGCGCCGGTGCAGGGCGCGCAGGTCTCGCTCACCGGCACGAGGCTCGGCGCGCTCTCGGGGCTCGACGGGCGCTACGTGATCGGCGGCGTGCCGGCCGGCACGTACGAGGTGCGCGTGCAGCGCATCGGACAGCGCCCGCGGTCGGTGCCGAACGTCGTGGTCCGCGCGGGCGAGGCCACCGCGGCGGACGCGTCGCTGGAGGCGGCCGCGGCGTCGTTAGGCGGGGTCGTGGTGTCGGCGTCGCGGCGCGTGGAGAAGATCACCGACGCGCCGGCGACCATCTCCAGCATCGGCACGGAGACGCTGGACCAGTCGGTCGGCAACACGTTCGCCGGCGCGCTGAAGGAGGCGAAGGGGGTCGACTTCATCCAGGTCGGCATGACGGCGATCGCGATCAACGCGCGCGGGTTCAACTCGTCGTTCAACAACCGGTTCCTCATGGTGGAGGACGGCCGCATCTCGGTGCTGCCCGAGAACGGGCTGCCGGTCGGCTCGTTCACGCCGACACCGAAGGTGGATCTCGCCGGGCTCGAGGTGCTCGTCGGCCCGGGCTCCGCGCTGTATGGGCCCGATGCGTCGAACGGCGTGCTGTCGCTGCGCACGAAGGATCCGCGGCAATACAAGGGCGCGACGCTGGAGATCACCGGCGGCAACCGGAGCTACGCCGACATCCAGGGGCGCTACGCGAACACGACGTCGAGCGGTGCGCTCGGCTTCAAGGTGGCCGGCGAGTACCAGACGGCGAACGACTGGGCGAACTACCTGTGCTACACGGCCGGCGGCGCGGTGTCGTTCGCCGCAGGACAGAAGCCGACGTGCGCGACGGGACTCGTGCGCGAGGACAACCTGAAGACCCCGATCGACTGGAAGGCGAAGGTCGCGCGCGGCACCGGCGCGGTCGTCTGGTACGACGGCGAGAACCGTCTCGAGGTGAACGCGGGGATGAGCGTCACCGACGGCGTGGGGCAGACGAACGTCGGCCGCAACCAGCTCTCGGGGTGGAAGTACAACGTCGCGCAGGCGCGCTACACGACGCCGCACTGGTACCTCAACGCCTATCGCGCGCAGTCGCAGAGCGGCAAGTCCTTCGCGCTGAACCGCTACGCGGGCGCGCAGCTCACGCCGGCGACCGCGAGCCTGTCGCCCGACTCACTGCGCATGCTGTCGGACTGGCCGAGCGACGGTCGGATGTACGCCGGCGAGGCACAGGGCAACTACGTCGTGGCACCGCTGCGCAACACTGCCGTCGTGTTCGGGGCGCAGTACCGGGACGACGTGGTGAGCAGCGACCGGCAGTGGCTGACGGACCGCATCACGGGCTCCGACATCAGCAACGACCAGAAGGGCGTGTACGCGCAGACCACGACGCCGGTGATGCCGTGGCTCGACGTGGTGCTCGCCGGGCGCTACGACAAGCCGAGCGTGTATCACGCGCAGTGGAGCCCGAAGGCGGGCGTGGTGGTGAAGCCGATCGCGGACCAGGCGCTGCGCGTGACGTTCAACCGCGCGTTCAAGTCGCCGACGATCCTGCAGACGAACTTCTTCATCCCCGACTGGACGAGCATCATCTCGATCTACGGCAACACGACGGGCTTCAAGACGGTGAACGCCGCGGGCAACACGGTGTCGACGTACGGCGCGATGGTGCCGGAGACGAACAAGACGTGGGAGTTCGGCTACAAGGGCGTGCTCGCGCAGCGGCTGTACCTCGACGCGACATACTTCCGCTCGGACTACCAGAACTTCATGAGCCCCCTGACGATCGTCGGGAACCCGTTCGCCGCGGGCGGCGCGGCGACGTGGGCCGTGCCGACCGAGAACCCGGGGAACCACATCCCGGTGAACGCGCAGGGACGCATCGTGAACCAGGCGAACATCTCGCCGATCGTCCTGATCTATTACAACCTCGGGAACGCGAAGGTCTCGGGCACGGACATCGGCGCGAACTTCGTCGCCACGCCGCACGTCGAGCTGCGCGGCACGGTGTCGACGGTGAAGATCGACGAGCTGACGACGCCGAGCGGCGCGAGCCCCGAGGCGACGTCGCTGAACTCGCCGACGACGAAGTGGACGTTCGGCGGGACCGCGCGCGACGTCGGACCGCTCACGTTCGGCGCGACGTGGCGCAACGTGAACGCGTACTACTTCCGCTCGGGCTCGAACCAGGGCGTCGTTCCGACGTTCGGCACGCTCGACGCGTCGGTGTCGCTGAAGCTCTCGACGCTGCAGAACACGATGCTCAACCTCGGCGTGAGCAACCTGCTCTCGTGCACGGCGCAGGACGTGACCTACGTGCCGGCCAGCAAGCTCCCGACGGGCGCGCAGCCGAACAGCATCATCGACCAGGAGGACCGCTCGTGTGGGTTCAATCGCCGCCACGTCGAGATGATCAACATGCCCGAGATCGGACCGATCGCGTTCCTCGGCGTGCGGTTCCAGCGGTGA
- a CDS encoding sodium:solute symporter family transporter: protein MSSSLASLALVQQKTGAAQLDRFGDPTIVGVALAYFAVIVGVSVWAARRTRTASDFFVAGHGIGLVALTVASVSTSVSGFAFIGGPGLLYSVGLGALFLILPAAVTNVLGAWVLAKRMRLLGEVRGLMTVPDAIGARYRSPMAQGLSGIAILVGIVGYMATNCLAMGYVLDAIFGVGVTWGIWIGMGVTLAYSVAGGILAGIYNDVFQGTLMAVASSAVFVYVLKLGGGMAGLSNAITPTDAGFLGPFGKMTPLAALSLFFVFGMGSLGQPQAVHKYYMLRDPKQLKWYPMLKTVGQLVVLLLYFGVGVGVKALVSAQRMAPLAKPDAATPSFLLQFTPALLAGIVFAGVAAATMGATNSFINIGAAVVTHDLPTALGRPLRNELRWGRISTLVLALLAGLIAQYSGALVAFLGVFGWGLFASTTVPALAIGLNWAGATRAGAIASIVTGLATTLTLETLAYLKLYAFPAGVSGTAVGLVLSLLVFFAGSWLTRARAAAAIDGDVRLVMDV, encoded by the coding sequence ATGAGCAGCTCCCTCGCTTCGCTCGCGCTGGTGCAGCAGAAGACCGGCGCCGCGCAGCTCGACCGGTTCGGCGACCCGACCATCGTCGGCGTGGCGCTCGCGTACTTCGCGGTGATCGTGGGCGTCAGCGTGTGGGCGGCGCGGCGCACGCGGACGGCGAGCGACTTCTTCGTCGCCGGGCACGGGATCGGGCTCGTGGCGCTGACGGTGGCGTCGGTGTCGACGTCGGTGTCGGGCTTCGCGTTCATCGGCGGCCCCGGGCTGCTGTACTCGGTGGGGCTCGGCGCGCTCTTTCTCATCCTCCCCGCAGCGGTGACGAACGTGCTCGGCGCGTGGGTGCTCGCGAAGCGCATGCGGCTGCTCGGCGAGGTGCGCGGGCTGATGACGGTGCCGGACGCGATCGGCGCGCGGTACCGGTCGCCGATGGCGCAGGGGCTGTCGGGCATCGCGATCCTCGTCGGCATCGTCGGCTACATGGCGACGAACTGCCTGGCGATGGGCTACGTGCTCGACGCGATCTTCGGCGTCGGCGTGACGTGGGGGATCTGGATCGGGATGGGCGTCACGCTCGCGTACTCGGTGGCGGGCGGCATCCTCGCCGGGATCTACAACGACGTGTTCCAGGGCACGCTGATGGCCGTCGCGTCGTCGGCGGTATTCGTGTACGTGCTGAAGCTGGGCGGGGGCATGGCCGGCCTGTCGAACGCGATCACGCCGACGGACGCGGGGTTCCTCGGACCGTTCGGGAAGATGACACCGCTCGCCGCGCTGTCGCTGTTCTTCGTGTTCGGCATGGGCTCGTTAGGCCAGCCGCAGGCCGTGCACAAGTACTACATGCTGCGCGACCCGAAGCAGCTCAAGTGGTACCCGATGCTGAAGACGGTGGGCCAGCTCGTGGTGCTGCTGCTGTACTTCGGCGTGGGCGTCGGCGTGAAGGCGCTCGTGTCCGCGCAGCGGATGGCGCCGCTCGCGAAGCCGGACGCCGCGACGCCGAGCTTCCTGCTGCAGTTCACGCCCGCGCTGCTCGCGGGCATCGTGTTCGCCGGCGTGGCCGCGGCGACGATGGGGGCGACGAACTCGTTCATCAACATCGGCGCGGCGGTGGTGACGCACGACCTGCCGACGGCATTGGGCCGCCCGCTGCGGAACGAGCTGCGGTGGGGGCGCATCTCGACGCTCGTGCTCGCGCTGCTGGCGGGGCTCATCGCGCAGTACTCGGGCGCGCTGGTGGCGTTCCTCGGCGTGTTCGGCTGGGGGCTGTTCGCATCGACGACGGTGCCCGCGCTCGCGATCGGGTTGAACTGGGCGGGCGCGACGCGCGCGGGCGCGATCGCGTCGATCGTGACGGGGCTCGCCACCACGCTGACGCTGGAGACGCTCGCGTACCTGAAGCTGTACGCGTTTCCGGCGGGCGTGAGCGGGACCGCGGTGGGCCTGGTGCTGTCGCTGCTGGTGTTCTTCGCCGGATCGTGGCTGACGCGCGCGCGCGCCGCGGCGGCGATCGACGGCGACGTGCGGCTCGTGATGGACGTGTAG